The DNA sequence CAGTGGATAATCCGGGTCGAGGGCCGGCAGCTGACGCAAACCGAGCAGCAGCGAGTCGGGCCGGGCCAGCTTTTGGAGGCGGGCCTGGCTTACGCTGTCCTGGGCCACGGGCAGGGTGTCAGCTTCGCGGCCGGCCACGTCGGGGCGGTAGAGCTGTTGGCGCAGGCGGGCATTTTCGGCCACCAAGCTCTGGTTTACTTCAAACAGCCGGAAATAGTCATACACGCGGGTCCGGGCGGCCAGCACTTCGCCGGTGTAGGCATTGGCCGAGTTGAAAAACGCCGCTTTCTGGTACGAGCTGTTGCGCACGTACAAGTACAGGCTCAGCACCTCCAATAGTCCGAACACCAGGATGCCCCGGTAGCGGAAAAGGAAGTTGAGCAGGTTGTTCATGCAGAAATGTTGATTGTTAATTGTTGATTGCTGAATAACCCGATGCAGGCTTATCGGCGAACCGCGCAGGCATAATCCGCTTTATCAACAATCAACAATCAGCATTCAACCTTACGTTAAGAGTACGCCTTTGAAGGCCTGAATGTCCTTGATGGCCTTGCCCGTACCGCGCACCACGGCGCGCAAGGGGTCTTCGGCAATGTGAATCGGCAGCTTGGTTTTTACGGCCAGGCGCTTGTCGAGGCCGCGCAGCAGGGCCCCGCCGCCGGTCAGATGAATGCCGTTTTCGTAGATGTCGGCCGACAATTCGGGCGGCGAAATCTCCAGGGCTTTCAGGACGGCTTCCTCGATTTTGGCTACCGACTTATCCAGGGCAATGGCAATTTCCGAGGACGTGACCTTGATAACCTTGGGAATGCCGGTCATCAGGTCCCGGCCGCGCACTTCGAAGTCGGGCGGGGTCACGTCGAGCTCGGTCAGGGCCGCGCCGACTTCGATTTTGATCCGCTCGGCGCTCCGTTCGCCAATCAGCAGGTTGTGCTGCCGGCGCATGTAGTCCAGAATGTCCTGGTTGAACACGTCCCCGGCCGTTTTGATGGACTGGTCGCAGACGATACCCGACAGGGCAATAACCGCAATTTCGGTGGTGCCGCCCCCGATGTCGATAATCATCGAGCCGATGGGCTGCTCCACGTCGATGCCGATGCCGATGGCGGCGGCCATGGGCTCCTGAATCATCCACACCTCCTTGGCCCCGGCGTGCTCGGCGGAGTCACGCACGGCGCGTTTCTCTACCTCGGTGATGCCCGAAGGAATGCAGATAACCATGCGGTGTGAGGGCTGAAACAGACGACGACGGGTGTCAATCATCTTAATCATGCCCTTAATCATTTCCTCGGCGGCGTGGAAGTCGGCAATGACGCCGTCCTTCAGGGGCCGGATGGTTTTGATGTTGTCGTGGGTCTTTTCGTGCATTTGCTGCGCTTGCCGGCCCACGGCAATTACTTTATTGGTTGTACGGTCTTTGGCGATGATGCTCGGCTCATCCACCACGATGATATCGTTGTGGATAATGAGCGTATTGGCCGTCCCCAGGTCAATGGCGATGTCGCTGGTAAGGAAGTTGAAGAAACCCATTGAGTAGCGGCAATTAAAAGAGAATGCACAGGTTAGCTCCGTGCAAAGTGGGCGCAAAAGTACACAAGTTTCAGCGAAGCGCCACCGGTATAATCATGGCATCGGCGGCGGGCTGGCGCGCAGAGCCGGAGGCGTTTGCCGTTCTACCGGCCCACCGCCCGAACCTTGAAAGGCCCCAAACGATACTACAACAAAAACATTGCGGCGAAGCTTATTTTTTGTCGGCAACTGGTTGAACAACGGGTAACGCGAAGTTCCACTTCGCGAGGCGCTGAAGCCGTTACAATGACTGTCGTTCAACGCCTCGCGAAGTGGAACTTCGCGTTACAGCACAAAGCCCTTTCCTACTCGCGCGGGAAAGGGCTTTCTGGGTAAAGGTCAGGTCGTACTGCGCAGAAGACGGATGGCTTCGCGCTACTCGCAATGCCAGGAGCCGAACCTTAGCACATCAGCACATTCAACCACATTCGCACATTAGAAAACTAATGCTTGAAATGGCGCACGCCGGTCATGACCATGGCCATGCCGAGCTGGTCGCAGGCGGCAATGCTGTCGGCATCCTTGATGGAGCCGCCGGGCTGCACCACGGCCCGAATACCGGCGGCACCGGCAATTTCGACGCAGTCGGGGAAAGGGAAAAAGGCGTCGGAGGCCATAACGGCACCTTGTAGGTCGAAGCCGAAGGACTTGGCTTTCTCAATGGCCTGGCGCAGGGCATCCACGCGGGAGGTCTGGCCCACGCCCGAAGCCAGCAGCTGCCCGGCCCGGGCCAGCACGATGGTGTTGCTCTTGGTGTGCTTGCAGACCTTGGCGGCGAAGACCAGCGCCTCGGTTTCCTCGGCCGTGGGCACCGACTGGGTTACGACTTTAAAGTCGGCCGCCGTTTCGGTCTGCCGGTCGAAGTCCTGCTCAATAACGCCGTTGAGCAGCGTTTTTACCTGCTTTTTGGGAAACTCCACCGGCTTCTGGCGCAGCAGAATGCGGTTTTTCTTGCTTTGCAGAATGGGCAGAGCCTCGGGGGCAAACTCCGGGGCAATCAGCACTTCGAAGAACAGCTTGTTGAGCTCCTCGGCGGTGGCCGCGTCTACGGGCTGGTTCACGATAATCACCCCGCCGAAAGCCGATACCGGGTCGCAGGCCAGGGCGTTGACGTAGGCTTCGTGCAGCGTGCCGGCCTGGGCAATGCCGCAGGCGTTGGTGTGCTTGAGGATGGCGCAGGCGGGCTGCCCGTCCTGAAACTCCTGCATCAGCAGCACCGCCGCGTCCACGTCCACGAGGTTGTTGTAGCTGAGCTGCTTACCGTGGAGCTGGTCGAACAGGGCCGACAGGTCGCCGTAGAAGGTGCCGGCCTGGTGGGGGTTTTCGCCGTAGCGCAGGCTGGTGGCGGGCTTCTCACTGACTTTCAGGGCGGTGCCGGCCACGGCCGTACCCTGGCTGAGGTAGTTGAAAATATGGGTGTCGTAGTGGGACGTGGCCTCGAAGGCGGCGGCGGCGTAGTGGCGGCGGTCCGCCAAGTCGGTGGCGCCGTTTTTCTCGCGCAGCAGCTCCGTCACGGCCTCGTACTGGTTGCGGCTGCTGACAACCAGCACGTCGCGGTAGTTTTTGGCCGCAGCCCGCAGCAGGGAAATGCCGCCAATGTCAATTTTCTCGATGACATCGGCTTCGTCGGCGCCCGAGGCCACGGTTTCCTCGAAGGGGTACAAGTCCACAATCACCAGGTCGATGGGCGGAATGTCGTGCTGCTCGGCCTGGGCCAGGTCACTGGCCTCGTGGCGGCGGTGCAGGATGCCGCCGAACACCTTCGGGTGCAAGGTTTTAACCCGGCCGCCGAACACTTCCGGGAAACCCGTCAGGCTTTCCACGGCGGTTACCTCAGTGCCCAGATCCTGAATAAACTTCAGCGTGCCGCCCGTCGAGTACAGCTTCACTCCGTGCTCTTTCAGAAGCGCCACCAGCGGCTCCAAACGGTCTTTGTAATAGACGGAAACGAGGGCGGAGCGAATGGGCTGCGACATAGTAAGAAAGGGTTTGGTCTGAACGATTGACGGCGCGAAGGTAACCCGCCCGCCCGCGTCGAGCCAACCGGGCGTGTTACCGAATTGTTATGCTGATCTATTTGGCCGCCGCAGCCGTAGGTAGTACGGCGGCGCTTATTGGCGCCGGCCCGGCCGCCGGGCCACCCATTTCGTCTTTTTTCTACCCCCGTACTTTATGGCTGTTTACGACGCCACCATGCCCGCCCCGGCCGATTTTTCTCCGGCTTTGGCCGAGGCTCCCGAAGCGGCGGCGGCCCGCCTGGCCGGTCGCCTGGCCGCGCAGGCCGCCGCCACCGACCAGGAAGGCGGCTTCCCGACGCAGGAGTTTCAGTGGCTGCGGGCGGCGGGCTTGCTGGCCGCGCCCCTGGCCTCGGCGCTGGGCGGCGCCGATCTGATGGTGCCGGCGCATACCCTGGCGCTGCTGCGCACGCTCAAGCACATTGGCCGGGGCAACCTGGCAGTAGGCCGCGTATTTGAGGGCCACGCCAACGCCTTGCAGCTGCTGCAACGCTACGGCCGGCCCGAGCAAATCCGCCGCTGGGCCGCCGACGTGCACGTCGGGCACTTGTTTGGCGTCTGGAACACCGAGGCCCAGGACGGCGTGCAGCTGGAGCCCCTGCCCGAGGGGCGCTACCGCCTGCGGGGCAGCAAAACGTTCGGCTCCGGAGCCGGCCACCTCACCCGCCCGCTCATCACCGGCCGGCTGCCCGACGGAGGCTGGCAAATGTTCATTCTGCCCATCGACCAGCAGCCGACCACCCTGGATACCAGCTTCTGGCGGCCGCTGGGCATGCGGGCCACGGCCAGCTTTAAGGTTGACCTGACGGGCGCCGAAATCGGGCCGGAGGACGTGCTGGGCCAGGCCGGCGCCTACTACCAGCAGCCGGCGTTTAGTGGCGGGGCCATTCGGTTTGCGGCCGTGCAGCTGGGCGCGGCCGAAGCCGTGTTCGACGAAACCCGCCGCTTCCTGCGCGACCTGGGCCGCACCGACGACCCCTACCAGCGCATGCGCCTGGGCGAACTGGCCGTGCTGATCGAGGGCGGCAACCTGTGGCTGCGCGGGGCCGCCGACCACGCCGCCCGCCCCGCCGCCGACGCCGACGCCGAAGCCACCGTGGCCTATGCCAACCTGATGCGCACGGCCATTGAAGACATTTGCCTGAAGGTGCTGCAGCTGGCCGAGCGGTGCGTGGGAGCCCGCGGCCTGCTGCGGCCCGAGCCCTTCGAGCGCCTCCACCGCGACCTGACCCACTACCTGCGCCAGCCCGCCCCCGATGCCGCCGTGGCCGATGCCGGCCGGTATGTACTACAGCAGTCGGCGGCGGCTTTTTCGCTCTGGAACCATGTGTGAGGCCACTTTCTCGTTTGATGCCCTACCCAGCCGGCCGGCCGGCTACGCCGCCACGCTGGGCCACACCCTCGTTGTCATTCCCCACCCCGACGATGAGTCCTTGGGCTGCGGCGGGCTACTGGCCCTGCTGCGCCAGGCCGGGCAGCCCGTCAGTGCGGTGCTGGTGAGCGACGGGACCATGTCGCACCCCAACTCCCGGAGATTTCCGGCGGCGGCCCGGCAGGCGCTGCGGGAGCAGGAACTGCGGGAAGCACTGGAAATTCTGGGCGTGGAAACGGCCGACACCTTATATATGCAGCTGCCCGATGGCGCCGTTCCAACCGTGGACCAGCCGGGGTTTGCGGCAGCGGCCAACCAGCTGCAGGCATATCTTACCCGGCAGCGCCCCACGACCCTGCTAGTGCCGTGGCGGCGCGACCCCCACCCCGACCACCGGGCAACCAGCCAACTGGTGCAGGCGGCCCTGGCGGCGCTGCCAGCAAAGCCGCGAATACTGGAGTACGTAGTATGGGCCTGGGAACGGGCCGCGGCGGCCGACCTGCCTCAGCCGGGGGAAGTGCACGGCTGGCAGCTCGACATTGCGCCGGTACTCGCCCAGAAGCAGCGGGCCATAGCCTCTCACCGCTCCCAGCTGACCAACCTGATTGATGATGACCCGAATGGCTTCCAGCTTTCCGGGTCGATGCTGGCTCACTTTGCCCGGCCGTTTGAGGTGTACCTGGAATCGGAGCCGGTAGCGCCGGAAACCGCCCAGCCGCTTTTAAGAACCTCTGCCGAACCCAATTTTCTGCTATGAACCCCGCCCAGCCCCATACGCTGCCGCCCAGCTACTTCGACGCCGTGTACCAGGCCAATGAGGACCCCTGGCACTTTGAAACCAGCCCCTACGAACACGAAAAGTACGCGGCTACGGTAGCGGCCCTGCCCCGGCCGCGCTACGCCCAAGCCTTCGAAGTGGGCTGCTCCCTGGGCGTGCTGACCGAGCAGCTGGCCAGTCGGTGCGGCTACCTATTGGCCATCGACGTGGCCCAGGCACCCCTGGAAAAATCCCGGCGGCGCTGCGCCTACTTACCTCAGGTCGAGTTTGAGCAGCGGCGCCTGCCCGAAGAGTTTCCGGCCTCAGCCCGCTTCGACCTGGTGGTTCTTTCGGAAGTAGGCTACTATTGGTCGAAGCCGGATTTGGCCCTGGTAGCCGACCAGCTCCTCGAAGCCCTGGAGCCCGGCGGCCACCTGCTGCTGGTGCACTGGACCCCGCCCGTGCACGATTACCCGCTGACGGGCGACGAAGTGCACGACTTTTTTCTGGCGCGGGCGCACGCCGGTGGGCCATTACGCCACATGCACGGCTTCCGCCGGGAAACCTACCGCCTCGACCTGCTGGAACGAAGCTAGGCCCCTGCTCTGACGGCCGCTAGCTTCTGCCGCAGCCCCAGCAGAGCCTGACTCAGGGGCAGAGCCGCCCACCGCTGGGTCCAGCCACTGTGGGTCAGTACTTCCTGCTCGACCCAGTGCCACAACTCCCCGAAGGGAGCATGGCGCAGGCGCAGCAGCAACGACACCACCGACACATTCAGCTCCTGGGCAGTGCGCACCAGCTGCGGGCTGGGCTCCGACAACAGGACCTCAGGCAGCCCGGTAGCCTGCTGCTCCTGCCACAAGTGGCGCAGCTGCCGCCGCAGCGTAAGCGTAGCAACCAGGCAGGCGGCCCCGGGCACCAACGGTTCCTGCTGCCGGGCACTGAGCAGCTCCCACTCGCGCAGCTGCCACGACAGGCCCACGGCCACGCGGCCTTCGTGACGGTCGGAGGTGAATACCCGCACGCTTGGGCTGTGCCGCACCCGCAGGTCGTGGCGCTGCAAGGCTTGGTACAGCGCCTGATCTTCCAGATACGGTACCGTGGGCAAGCCTCCCACCCGGCGGTAAGCGGCCACGGTAATGGCAAAGCTGGCCCCGAAGTGCTGATGATGGCGCGGCCAGGGGTCGTTGGGACAAGGGTCCAGCTCGGCTTCCAGGCGGGCACACAGCAACCGGTAGGCCGTGTCGCGCAGGTGGTGGCGCCGTCCGCTGCTACCCGTATTGCGGCTACCGGCCAGGATACGCCCGGTGACGGCGGCCACCTGATGCGTCAGCAGCTCGGCCTGGGTGAGGGCCAGCCAGGTAGGCGCTACGCGAGTGTCGCCGTCGGTGCTGGCAATAAAGCCTCCGGGGCAGCCCACCACTTCCAGGCGGCGGCAGGCCTCATCCATCAGCAGGCGGCGCGCCCAGCCGATGTTGGCGTAGGCCGGCGGCAGCGTTATTTCTGCCACGTGCAAGGCTAGGTGCGGATGCGCCCGGGCAAAGCGGCGCGCTACGGCGGCACTCTGGTCGTGGCAGTTGTTGGCCAGCACAATAATTTCGAACAGCTCCGGCGCCAGGGGCCGCCCCTGCAAGTCGAGCTGATCGGCCAGCGCCTGCAAAGTATGGGGCAGGTTGTCGGCCTCATCCTTAACCGGGATAATCACGACGGCCCGCAGCTGCGGGGCGGGCGCAGGGGCCACGTGCAGCCGGGGCACAGCCTCATAAACGGAACGCTCAGAGGCTGACAGCAGGCGGGCGGAAGAAGTAGACGTCATCGGGAAGCTGTACGGAGCCAGCTCCGCGGGGGGATGAATTTACGGCTGACTTATTTTCAGCCGCTGCCCCACACTCAGGGTCTGAGGGGGGGGCAGCGGATTGGGGCATTCAAAGACGAAAAAACCCCGACCAGACTGGTCGGGGCTTTTTCACGGGAGGGCAAAGCGGGCTTAGCTATCGGCTTTTTTCACCTTCACTTTGCCGTTCTTGGCCTTCATTTTATCACCGTCTTTCAGGCCGTGGCCGTGGCCACCGTGCTTCATGCGGTTTTTCGCCAGTTCCGTGTACTTGG is a window from the Hymenobacter aquaticus genome containing:
- a CDS encoding rod shape-determining protein, whose amino-acid sequence is MGFFNFLTSDIAIDLGTANTLIIHNDIIVVDEPSIIAKDRTTNKVIAVGRQAQQMHEKTHDNIKTIRPLKDGVIADFHAAEEMIKGMIKMIDTRRRLFQPSHRMVICIPSGITEVEKRAVRDSAEHAGAKEVWMIQEPMAAAIGIGIDVEQPIGSMIIDIGGGTTEIAVIALSGIVCDQSIKTAGDVFNQDILDYMRRQHNLLIGERSAERIKIEVGAALTELDVTPPDFEVRGRDLMTGIPKVIKVTSSEIAIALDKSVAKIEEAVLKALEISPPELSADIYENGIHLTGGGALLRGLDKRLAVKTKLPIHIAEDPLRAVVRGTGKAIKDIQAFKGVLLT
- the purH gene encoding bifunctional phosphoribosylaminoimidazolecarboxamide formyltransferase/IMP cyclohydrolase, whose amino-acid sequence is MSQPIRSALVSVYYKDRLEPLVALLKEHGVKLYSTGGTLKFIQDLGTEVTAVESLTGFPEVFGGRVKTLHPKVFGGILHRRHEASDLAQAEQHDIPPIDLVIVDLYPFEETVASGADEADVIEKIDIGGISLLRAAAKNYRDVLVVSSRNQYEAVTELLREKNGATDLADRRHYAAAAFEATSHYDTHIFNYLSQGTAVAGTALKVSEKPATSLRYGENPHQAGTFYGDLSALFDQLHGKQLSYNNLVDVDAAVLLMQEFQDGQPACAILKHTNACGIAQAGTLHEAYVNALACDPVSAFGGVIIVNQPVDAATAEELNKLFFEVLIAPEFAPEALPILQSKKNRILLRQKPVEFPKKQVKTLLNGVIEQDFDRQTETAADFKVVTQSVPTAEETEALVFAAKVCKHTKSNTIVLARAGQLLASGVGQTSRVDALRQAIEKAKSFGFDLQGAVMASDAFFPFPDCVEIAGAAGIRAVVQPGGSIKDADSIAACDQLGMAMVMTGVRHFKH
- a CDS encoding acyl-CoA dehydrogenase family protein, translating into MAVYDATMPAPADFSPALAEAPEAAAARLAGRLAAQAAATDQEGGFPTQEFQWLRAAGLLAAPLASALGGADLMVPAHTLALLRTLKHIGRGNLAVGRVFEGHANALQLLQRYGRPEQIRRWAADVHVGHLFGVWNTEAQDGVQLEPLPEGRYRLRGSKTFGSGAGHLTRPLITGRLPDGGWQMFILPIDQQPTTLDTSFWRPLGMRATASFKVDLTGAEIGPEDVLGQAGAYYQQPAFSGGAIRFAAVQLGAAEAVFDETRRFLRDLGRTDDPYQRMRLGELAVLIEGGNLWLRGAADHAARPAADADAEATVAYANLMRTAIEDICLKVLQLAERCVGARGLLRPEPFERLHRDLTHYLRQPAPDAAVADAGRYVLQQSAAAFSLWNHV
- a CDS encoding PIG-L deacetylase family protein, producing MCEATFSFDALPSRPAGYAATLGHTLVVIPHPDDESLGCGGLLALLRQAGQPVSAVLVSDGTMSHPNSRRFPAAARQALREQELREALEILGVETADTLYMQLPDGAVPTVDQPGFAAAANQLQAYLTRQRPTTLLVPWRRDPHPDHRATSQLVQAALAALPAKPRILEYVVWAWERAAAADLPQPGEVHGWQLDIAPVLAQKQRAIASHRSQLTNLIDDDPNGFQLSGSMLAHFARPFEVYLESEPVAPETAQPLLRTSAEPNFLL
- a CDS encoding class I SAM-dependent DNA methyltransferase, with the translated sequence MNPAQPHTLPPSYFDAVYQANEDPWHFETSPYEHEKYAATVAALPRPRYAQAFEVGCSLGVLTEQLASRCGYLLAIDVAQAPLEKSRRRCAYLPQVEFEQRRLPEEFPASARFDLVVLSEVGYYWSKPDLALVADQLLEALEPGGHLLLVHWTPPVHDYPLTGDEVHDFFLARAHAGGPLRHMHGFRRETYRLDLLERS
- a CDS encoding glycosyltransferase; protein product: MTSTSSARLLSASERSVYEAVPRLHVAPAPAPQLRAVVIIPVKDEADNLPHTLQALADQLDLQGRPLAPELFEIIVLANNCHDQSAAVARRFARAHPHLALHVAEITLPPAYANIGWARRLLMDEACRRLEVVGCPGGFIASTDGDTRVAPTWLALTQAELLTHQVAAVTGRILAGSRNTGSSGRRHHLRDTAYRLLCARLEAELDPCPNDPWPRHHQHFGASFAITVAAYRRVGGLPTVPYLEDQALYQALQRHDLRVRHSPSVRVFTSDRHEGRVAVGLSWQLREWELLSARQQEPLVPGAACLVATLTLRRQLRHLWQEQQATGLPEVLLSEPSPQLVRTAQELNVSVVSLLLRLRHAPFGELWHWVEQEVLTHSGWTQRWAALPLSQALLGLRQKLAAVRAGA